The DNA region ATTATTGCGATCGCTCAATTAGTTTGGGGATTTAATTGGAATTGGCAGCAGTTTGTTTTAGAAACATTGGCAGTTTTAAAAACAAAATATTTTAAAGAAACAGTTGCGCTGTTTGCAGGATTGGAGTTAGGTTCGCTAAGTCACTCTCTCAGCGACTGGCTTGGTTCTTACTACAAAAAACAACGTCAGAAAAGACAGAAGCATAAAAAAACTGTTTCTCGCAAAAAATAAAACTATACTGCCGAAGTTATAATAATAGTTGATATTTATTTAGTTAGCAAATAAATAATAACTTTTGATAAAAGTTGTTTTGATTTTGGCAGAGCGTAATGAATATAAATTTACTGGCTGTTTTTCAACAGCTTCAATCGTTAATTGAGTATAAAATTGAATCATTACCAAGTTTTTTATTAGACATAATTGCTCTAATTATTGTTATTGTTTTTTTTTATTGTTTTCAATCTTGGTACGGCAAATTGCCGTTTGGTATCGAGACAATCGCGATTTAACAAAGACAACCGTAATGGCTGAAGTATTCGACGACTTTAAAAACTGGCTTTTAGAAGGGCGCGATTTTTTGTTTTCCTGGATTACCCGAGATAGTAAAGAAACTCAAGAGCCAGAAGAATCACTAGAAGAACTACCGCCTGTACTGAGAGAAAAGTTAATTGCTGCCGCCCAAGATTTACCAAACAATCCTGCTGACGTAGAAGCAATAACTTCGGCTTTAAATGAAGCTTTTGACAAATGGCGCGATCGACCACAAAATTCTGATAACTCAGTTGTTATCGTCAGCAGTCCCGTAACGGCAGTATCGCGAATTTTAACTAATAATTTGGCTGATTGGATAAATGAAAAACAAATATCGGTCAATATTTTATCTTGGACGGCTCGTCCTCAAAACGTTACAGAAATTGCTTCAGAACTACAGCGAGAGCTAAAATTGGGAATTACCAAAACCGAGCCAGAGTCTTTGGAAATTGTAGTTATACCCAATCTTAGCTGGTGTTTCTTACGTAATCTTGAAGGTTTGGATGCAATAGATTATCTACAATCTTTGCTTTTGCAAGACCGCTTTCGCTTTTGGATAATAGGTGTGGGTTTGGTCGCTTGGGATTATCTTAATTCGGTAACTAATTTTGGGGCTTACTGTGGCAAAGTTGTTTCATTACCAGAACTAAAAAAAGAGTCATTAAAAGCATGGCTAGATCCTATTTTTACTGAATTTGATATTTCTTTTGTTGAGTCTAATTTAGATCCTAAGTTACTCGATAAAGATAAAAGTCCAGAAGATAGATATTTTGAAAAGCTAGCTTCTGTTGCTGAAGGAGCCAGTATGATAGCCGCACAGGTATTCTTACGCTCTATTGGCTATAAATCGGCAGAAGAACCAGAAGAAAATAACAACGATAACGATATAAAAAATGTCGTTAAAGAAAATAAGCTATATGAAGTAATTCCTGACAGATTGAAAAAAGAAGCTCGCAATCTCAAAAAGAGAGCTGAAGCTTTTATAGAAGATGATAAGTCTTCATCGTCAGAGAATGCAGAGCGAAATGCTGTCGAGAAAGAAAAATTTTCGTCAGAAAACAAACCTAACGAAGACAAAAAAATTCTTTTAGTAGAAAAACCCGAGCTACCAGATTTACCAAGCTTAAATTCTGAAGATTACTATCTTTTATACTCTCTATTAATACATGGAGACATGACCCTATCGGCTTTGTCTGCAAGCTTGGGAGATGAAGAGTCTAAAGTGCAAGCTCAGGTACAGACTTTACGCCGAGCGGGAATAGTGGAAGAAAAAAATTGTATTTTACAAGTTAACCCCATTCACTATCCCAAACTCAAACGAGAGTTAGCCAACAATAATTTTGTAATAGATGAAATAGACTAATGTTAAATTACTCAGGCTTGGTAATACTAGCTCAGTCTGCTGGAGATGCCGTAAAAGAAACAGCCAACGATACTAAAGAAATTGTCAGCAAAATTACAACTTGGAAAATTACTCAAGCTTTAATTATTATTTTGCTAGCTTTTGTGATTCTTAGAGTAATCGACAAGACAATTATTTGGATATCGGAAAGAACGGCAAAAGAATGGCGATTGCGAATCAAACAATCTTTACCTCTTTTGAGAACGATTGTGTTGACTTTCACCATCATTACTTTGATGAACTTGTTTCTCAATTTGTCCAAAGAAAACATTTTGGCAATTACAGGAACGGTAGCAGTAGCTTTGGGTTTTGCTTTTAAAGATTATGCCAGTTCGATAATTGCTGGTATTGTCGGTTTGTTTGAAGCTTCTTATCGCGTGGGCGATCGCGTCAAGATTGGCGAGCATTACGGCGAAGTAGTTAACTATGGTTTGCGAGGTATCAAGTTACAAACACCCGACGATAATTTAATTACTATTCCTCATAACAAAATTTGGACTGAAGCTATTTCTAATGCCAATACTGGAGACTTAGAAGCACAAGTCGTTACCGAGTTTTTCTTTGCCCATGAAGTTGATGCCACACTGGTTAAAAAGATTTTATATCGAGTGGCTCACACCAGCAAATACACCGCTCTCAAGCTACCAATTTTGGTAGTTATGGAAGCCAAACCTTGGGGAACACAATTTAAGCTCAAATGCTATCCTCTCGATGCGCGGGATGAGTTTATTTATAAGACTGACTTAACCCTTCGAGCCAAACAAGCCTTTTCTAAGTATAATTTCGCCTATCCTCGCGCTATGGCTATGAATGATGAAGAGTAAGGAGGGTAAAGCGATTGCCATTAGCAGTTAGCGTTAGCTATTACGATTTGTTGGCTTCTTCTTTTTCAGTCATCGACATCCCAAGTTTCTAAAACACTGTCGTATCTGGCTATCATATAAGCAACATACGGAAAAGACATTACAAATCCATCTTTATAGGAAAAAATTAGTTTAAAACTAGCTGGCAAAAACCTAAGTTACCTTGAGCAAACTTAAAATAAATAAAGTCCAAGCGCAAATAGAACCGATTCCAAACATCAAAGAGCGCAACAGGGGAATATCCAAGATATAGAAAACAGAATAAAAAGAACGAACAA from Myxosarcina sp. GI1 includes:
- a CDS encoding helix-turn-helix domain-containing protein; protein product: MFSILVRQIAVWYRDNRDLTKTTVMAEVFDDFKNWLLEGRDFLFSWITRDSKETQEPEESLEELPPVLREKLIAAAQDLPNNPADVEAITSALNEAFDKWRDRPQNSDNSVVIVSSPVTAVSRILTNNLADWINEKQISVNILSWTARPQNVTEIASELQRELKLGITKTEPESLEIVVIPNLSWCFLRNLEGLDAIDYLQSLLLQDRFRFWIIGVGLVAWDYLNSVTNFGAYCGKVVSLPELKKESLKAWLDPIFTEFDISFVESNLDPKLLDKDKSPEDRYFEKLASVAEGASMIAAQVFLRSIGYKSAEEPEENNNDNDIKNVVKENKLYEVIPDRLKKEARNLKKRAEAFIEDDKSSSSENAERNAVEKEKFSSENKPNEDKKILLVEKPELPDLPSLNSEDYYLLYSLLIHGDMTLSALSASLGDEESKVQAQVQTLRRAGIVEEKNCILQVNPIHYPKLKRELANNNFVIDEID
- a CDS encoding mechanosensitive ion channel family protein; protein product: MLNYSGLVILAQSAGDAVKETANDTKEIVSKITTWKITQALIIILLAFVILRVIDKTIIWISERTAKEWRLRIKQSLPLLRTIVLTFTIITLMNLFLNLSKENILAITGTVAVALGFAFKDYASSIIAGIVGLFEASYRVGDRVKIGEHYGEVVNYGLRGIKLQTPDDNLITIPHNKIWTEAISNANTGDLEAQVVTEFFFAHEVDATLVKKILYRVAHTSKYTALKLPILVVMEAKPWGTQFKLKCYPLDARDEFIYKTDLTLRAKQAFSKYNFAYPRAMAMNDEE